From Caretta caretta isolate rCarCar2 chromosome 16, rCarCar1.hap1, whole genome shotgun sequence, the proteins below share one genomic window:
- the ARRDC1 gene encoding arrestin domain-containing protein 1 isoform X2, translated as MGKLQLFEIRLSESRVVYSPGEPLAGTVTVRLSGSLPYRGVLTAGEHTFPFQFLVPASAPTSFEGPFGKVVHQVKAVIDTPRFAKDHKCNKVFYILCPLNLNDIPDIEQPNTTSITKKFNYKLVKSGNIVLTAASDLKGYIAGQAIQLCTDIGNESGRDTGTVVASLLQKVAYKSKRWIYDLRTIAEVEGSGVKAWKHAEWKEQILVPALPQSMLQGCSLIHVDYYIQVSLKSPEVSVTLPIYIGNIAVNRVPLTPARSVQHIPSVVVPSAPPEEEEAASGYHPMDNVSIPTKSHSQLQRFSYAPGLSLQDVRLDSDQTASPNHPTLCLATGATVPYYAEGTVVPVPTASSLILPPEYSTWGYPNEAPPSYEQSCSSANSSLSNGN; from the exons GGGTTCTGACAGCTGGCGAGCACACCTTTCCCTTCCAGTTCCTGGTGCCAG CATCAGCCCCCACATCGTTTGAAGGCCCTTTTGGGAAGGTGGTCCATCAGGTCAAAGCCGTGATTGATACACCCCGATTTGCGAAGGACCACAAGTGCAACAAGGTCTTCTACATTCTCTGCCCACTCAACCTGAATGACATCCCTGACATTGAG CAACCGAACACCACGTCCATCACCAAGAAGTTCAACTACAAGCTGGTGAAGAGTGGAAATATCGTCTTGACCGCCGCCTCGGACCTCAAAGGTTATATCGCGGGGCAGGCGATCCAGCTGTGCACCGACATCGGGAACGAGTCTGGCCGGGACACTGGCACTGTGGTGGCCAGCCTCCTCCAG AAGGTCGCTTATAAATCCAAGCGCTGGATTTATGACTTGAGGACCATTGCTGAGGTGGAGGGCTCGGGGGTGAAGGCCTGGAAGCACGCGGAATGGAAGGAGCAGATCCTTGTCCCTGCACTGCCGCAGTCCATGCTGCAAGGCTGCAGCCTCATACATGTCGACTACTATATCCAG gtttCCCTGAAGTCGCCAGAGGTTTCAGTCACTCTTCCTATTTACATCGGCAACATCGCTGTGAACAGGGTTCCTCTGACCCCGGCTAGGTCGGTCCAGCACATTCCATCCGTTGTGGTGCCGTCCGCCCCACCAGAAGAGGAGGAAGCTGCCAGTGGCTATCACCCAATGGACAATGTTTCAATCCCCACCAAgagccattcccagcttcagagGTTCAGCTACGCTCCAGGACTGAGCCTCCAGGACGTAAGGCTGGATTCAGACCAGACTGCCTCCCCAAACCACCCCACACTTTGCTTGGCAACAGGAGCGACGGTCCCGTACTATGCTGAGGGGACAGTGGTTCCGGTTCCCACCGCCAGCTCTCTCATCTTGCCTCCGGAGTACAGCACGTGGGGTTACCCCAATG AGGCACCCCCTTCCTACGAACAAAGCTGCAGCAGCGCCAACTCCAGCCTCAGCAATGGCAACTAG